ATGAGTCAAGCTTTGAGAATGATCTGTCCAAAGCAAAAGTGTATTTCTTTGGCAATGGAGCTGAAAAATGCAAACCATTGTTTGGCGAGCATGAAAATGCTTTTTTTATTCCGGATGTTAATACTTCAGCTCATGGTGTTGGTTTATTGGCTTGGGAAAAATTTATGAAACAGGAATTCGTGGATTTGGCTTATTTTGAGCCATTTTATTTGAAAGAATTTCATTTTACAACCCCTAAGAAAAAATTACTGTAATAATGTCAAAACAAGCTGAACAAGGAGAAATAGTGAATAGAGTTGCGAGTAGTGGCTTGATTTCAATTGATTTGGAAGAATATTACCCAAAATGCCCGATAGTTGCTTATGACATCGCGCCTCATTTGTTTATGGGGATAGCTTTGAAAGAGATGGACTTTAGAAAAGCTCTTGGTGAAGAGGATTGGAGTCAGTTCGAAGGCAAGGCGGTTTACCTGCATTGTTCTGTTGACGCGATTATCCCTACGTGGGCATATATGCTGTTGATGACCAAATTGAAGCCTTATGCTGTTAAAGTTCTTTTTGGCGGCGAGGTTGACATGAGAAATGCATTGATGCTGGAAGCTTTTGATGCGATTGATTTTTCCGAGTTTCAGGATAAGATGATAGTGATCAAAGGTTGTGGAGATTTGCCGGTTGGAGAATTCGCTTATGTCGAATTCACAAATCGATTATTGCCATTCGCTAAGAGTATAATGTATGGAGAGCCTTGCAGCACAGTTCCGGTTTATAAAAAACCTCGTAAAAAATAGAACATTCATATCAAGGCCTTGTTGAGTTACAAACAAGGTAAATGATATGAGAACGAAGAGCTTACTAGCTTTAATAGCAATTGTTTTTTTGATTTCTTCTTGCAAGGATGATGATGATAATAACAGTACATTAACTCCGCAGAATCGATCGGCTAGTTGTTTAGTGACGAAAATTGAATATGAAGATATTGAGGCTCAGGAAGTAGCAGCGGTTGATATTGCTTATGATGAGAATAATAGAATTGTTTCGGTGGATTCGTCTATGGGAGGCAGCTATGTTATTTCGTATAATGAAAATGGAGTTAAGGGTGTTTACACAAATAGACTGGGAATAGAAATTTACACTAAATCGTATGTCTATAATAGCAGTGGAAAAGTGTCGATGGTTTTTGTGCTTGACAATATCGCAGGCGAGCAAGTTCTAAAGCAACAGTTGAATTATGTCTATGACAATAATGGACAATTGAAATCAGTTGTAGACTATGACGTTAATGATGGTGTTAAAACTCAAACGGGAATAGCGAATTTTGAATTTGCTGTGGATAATAATAATCCATCATTGATACAATATGATCAAAGCGGCGTTCTTGAAAATCTTCAGTTTAGTTACGATGATATTGGCTTGAATCCTTTTTACGGGATGTTTTATGGGTTAAATGATTTTTCAACTTTTCATAAATCTGCAATTCAAAGAATAGTAATCTCAGGAACAAACAACTATACTTATGAATACAAGTATGGTAATTTTTCGAAAAGTGTTCCGAATAATTTAACCGTTTATAAAGTAGATGGCGATGATGTTACCAAAGCATTTGCTTATAAGTTTACATTGAAGTGTCCTTGATAAAAATTTTTATTTTTTTATCAGGATAAATTATTAAATACTTTTGGGGAAGTAAATGTAGAGCTTGGAAATTCATTTATTTCCCTAATTTTAGGTTTAAATATAAATTTTTGTTTAGAAACTATTTTTTAAAAATACATTATTATGTTGCCATTATCCTCAGTCAATCATGTCAAGCTCGATACTTATGGAGTAAAATATCTTGATGAGTTATATGAACTTATTCAAAGTGAGAAAGGCCGGTTAGAAGAGTGGTTTTTATGGCCTAGATCAATTCAATCTAAGGATGATTTGAAGAAGTTGCTTGAAAGACAAGAATACGCTTTTTGGCAAGGAATGAGACAACACCATACAATTTGGGCTGATGGTGAGCTTGTGGGAGTAGTTGAAGTACATACGATTATCCAGCAACATAGAAAAGGAGAACTGTCATATTGGCTTAAATCATCTGCTGTGGGTAAAGGTATAGTGACTTTTTCTTGCGGTGTCTTGATTGACCATGCATTTAGTGCTCTTAAACTCAACAAATTAACATTAAGGTCTGCAAAAAGCAATTTGAAAAGTGTTGGAGTAGCTAAGCGTTTAGATTTTGAATTTGAAGGAATAGAGAAAGAGGCTGAATTGATCAATGGAGAGTTTCATGATCATAACATATATGTGCTTTTTGCGAGAGATTGGCCTGAAAAGAGAAAAAGCGTGCTAGGTTAGTGACTTGTTTTTATTTATGAGAGTGTTTGTATATATTTTTTTAACACTATATCCATTTGCAATTTTATCCCAATCGAAAGATAATGCTCGCCAACTTCTACTAGGAGAATGGAAAGCTGAAACGACATTTTATCTATCAAATGACAAAAAGGAAAAATATAGTTCTCAATCTCTAATTTGGATAGAGCGAGACGATGATCGATTGGAGTTATATGAAATTATCCCTGGAAATCCTGAAGAAATGTCATCCTGTCCTATAATCATGAGAATTGATGAAAAAATATCGAAAAATAAATTTCGAATCTCTGTTTCAGAAGAATTCGGAAAGGGAAAAGGTTTCATCAAATTTTACTCCCCTGACTCTGTAAAGATCAAGTACTTACTGAAGAATAGACAAAGAAGAATGTATGTTGAGACTTTTTTAGATCGAGAATAACCAAAACAAACTTCTCTCTCTCCTCACATTTCCTTATTTTTAACCTCAAGGAATTTTTTTCTTCTTTTGAGAATCAATTTCCTTCGAACATCGTCTTATGGCGCATGTTTTTTCAAGGACATTGTCCTATTTATTATTTTCTGAAATGCTCGAACATAGGTTTTCTAATAAACTGAAATTTCGATTCATTTTTGAAAGAGTACTTATTATTCTGAAAATTCATACTTCATATATATCATGCCAGATAAAAAACTCTTTTTGCTTGACGCGATGGCGTTGATCTACAGAGCGCATTTTGCTTTTAGCAAA
The Aureibacter tunicatorum DNA segment above includes these coding regions:
- a CDS encoding DUF2480 family protein gives rise to the protein MSKQAEQGEIVNRVASSGLISIDLEEYYPKCPIVAYDIAPHLFMGIALKEMDFRKALGEEDWSQFEGKAVYLHCSVDAIIPTWAYMLLMTKLKPYAVKVLFGGEVDMRNALMLEAFDAIDFSEFQDKMIVIKGCGDLPVGEFAYVEFTNRLLPFAKSIMYGEPCSTVPVYKKPRKK
- a CDS encoding GNAT family N-acetyltransferase: MLPLSSVNHVKLDTYGVKYLDELYELIQSEKGRLEEWFLWPRSIQSKDDLKKLLERQEYAFWQGMRQHHTIWADGELVGVVEVHTIIQQHRKGELSYWLKSSAVGKGIVTFSCGVLIDHAFSALKLNKLTLRSAKSNLKSVGVAKRLDFEFEGIEKEAELINGEFHDHNIYVLFARDWPEKRKSVLG